ACGATAAAACTCGAAGCAGGGCAACGCACCTTAAAATGTGTTCCAATGCGACTGgttgttctttgttttgtttcaaccCAGAACTAGGATGGGATCCGTACGATGAGAGCGATTCAATCGAAGGAGAAACGACGTTCAGTGGCGCTCCAACCGGCCCACCAGTGGCCTACCCGACACTAGACGATGAAGAAGTCGAGGAACCCTATGGTATACAACGTCAAAACGATCATTTTCAAAGCGCAATTGAATATCATTTAAAAAGCCAATACCTATGCGCAGGAACGTTCGACGTCAAAGCATTTCGCAAACATTCGCTCTACGATCCTTGGAGCAAGGCTTCCAGATACATGAACGAGAAACTGAGATTCATTACGAAATACATTCCTCTTACACCAGGGCCAACTGGTAACGCCATCTTCCACCGCATTCGTTCCCTAAAAGTTGACCAAGTGAGGATGAGTGTAACTTTAAATCGAATTTCGATTGTTAAGGTCCCCCTGGACCTCCAGGGCCTATGGGGCCTACAGGCGCAACCGGACCGACTGGACCAGACGGTCCAACAGGACCTACGGGACCGACAGGGCCTCCTGGCATGGCCGGAGAGGACGGTATGAATGGCGAAAACGGTGAAAACGGTGAACCTGGCGCTAACGGCATCCCTGGGGAAGCTGGACCAGACGGAAATCCTGGCACGGACGGTGACGATGGCACTCCAGGTGACCCTGGAGCAGACGGAACACCCTCTACCTCCACAGCAACAGCTGAAGGAGGAGGAGGCGGCGGAGGGGGTGGAGCTACGGATGAGACTGGTGGTGCCGGTGGCGCCGGTGGAGGTGGTGGTCGTTCTTTGCGTACATCAAACATCCCGGTCGGTCCACCGACATCCGATGGCGTCACTGATGGTAAGACAATCGCAATCGACCTGTTAGTTCTTTTACGTTAGATGTCGACATAACATTTTGTTTCCTACTTACATTTTGCCTTTGAAGATGTCGGCCGCCACCGTCGTTCTGCACGCCAAGACGCATCACCTTCATTTCGCAAAAAATCTCAGTTAGAGCCTTGGTATAAAGCATCCCGATACGTGAGCGAAAAACTACGAATTTTCACAAAGTACATTTCAATCACCCCTGGACCAACAGGTAATTTGCGGTTTTTAGCCATTCCTTGGTCCTcctcaaaacaaaaatgccaTCAAAAACGTTTTTGCTCGTCATTCACAGGCCCACCAGGTCCTACGGGACCTACTGGACCCACAGGCCCTACGGGTCCTACTGGGCGGACAGGACCTACTGGCCTTGCTGGCGATCCAGGCCTAATTGGCCCGACGGGACCAAATGGAGCTAACGGTCAACCGGGGCAAAATGGTGTAAATGGAGCAGCCGGTGTTAACGGTGTCGTTGGCGCTCCCGGTTCCGACGGCGCCAACGGGGCACCTGGTGCTGATGGAGCCGATGGTGCAGCTGGTGGAGGTGGATCCTCCTCTTCGTCTGCTGCCGGAGGAGGTGGCGGAGGCGGTGGTGGAGGAGGTCGTCGTTCATTTGACGCCTATCACTTTGCATCGGATGGCCCCATTGGACCATCATCGCCCTATGATGACGATCCTTACGGTATCATTTGGTCTCGCGATCATCCCCTTGATACGATGGACTTGAGCTTAACTTACTACCTACAGGTCCGATTGACAGACTGCTGGAACGCGGGGAGAGGGCGCTAGTTGACCTATTTCGCAGGGATGCCGCGTGGCGGCCGTGGTACAAGGCCGGCAGATACGTCGTCAACAAGTTGAGATTTTTCCAAACTTATTTCCCACTAACGGGACCCACAGGTATAAATGACCGACTGATTTCATCTTTCTCGACTTATCCTTgatgaatttttctttcaaattcaGGTCCGACGGGACCGCCAGGCTCACCAGGGCCAACAGGACCTCCCGGACCGACGGGGCCTGCAGGAGCCCCAGGACCGAATGGCCCTACTGGTCCAACGGGACCTCCAGGACCAGCAGGCAACGACGGCATACCCGGCGTACCTGGCGTCAATGGCGCTGCAGGTACTCCAGGAGCTGCTGGGCCACCCGGAGCGGACGGTGTTCCTGGCGTACCAGGAGTGCCGGGCACATCGGGCGCCCCTGGAGCAGGTGGAGgatcttcgtcttcatcgGCGGCAGGAGGAGGCGGAGGAGGCGGTGGTGGTGGCGGTCGAGCATTCGATGCCACCAATTCCCCTCAATCAAAATACAgttgaaataaaacaatcGTCCTAGGAAATTGTGCGCATCTTTCATCAAAAACGAATTATGCAAATCTTTGGGTTGCTCAGTACAGAAGAGGGTGGTGGATTGGAAATCTTCTGCATAATCGTCGTATAGCCGACAACATTGTATTTTTGACAAGTGCGAGTTTCTCTTGCAATGGCAAAATACACTTGTAGAATTGAATGGCATTTTTCTAGCCCAATCGAACCCCCAAAAAGACTATGCATATTTACAGATCCCACCCAAAAATTAAGCCTTCCAATTAGATTTCGCGAGCTGTGCGGGCCAGTTTGGAATTGTACCAGACAAGTTCGTAGGCGTCGTAGCCCCACCATTCGGCGTTGTCAATTATTTTCAAATCATTGGACCAAAGATTGAACTTGGAATCGAAACGGACGAGTCCGTAATCTTCCAGCGATTTGAGTATCTTGATGTTTTGTCGAATGCCGTCCAAGGTGTTGTTTCCAGTCGGCGACAGCAAATGTATTTCTACGCCCATTTGCCTCACGTGATCCATCATGCCCGAAGAGAGGATTTGCGGCAAGACGATCCACTCGTCTCGTTCAATGTCGATTTTCAGGTAATCAATGATTTTCCCTCCATGTCCAAGCAAATTGCGGTAGATGGAATCCAGCGATTTCATTGTCCAGTTCTTCTTGACATCTTTGTCGTCCAATCTCTGCTCGTCTCGATCGCTTAATCCCAGATcgtagaaatgaatttttgaagtGTGATCGTGTCTGGTCCGATTCATGGAAGGATCGAAGGCGTAAACGCGACATCCCAACGCTTCCATCGCTTCATCAAATGACCATTCGTTCTTGATGCCAAATGAATAGACTAGACATTCGttgaatttcttcttcgtcacCGGAGGCCAGGCTCCACTTGCTCTTTCCGGTCTGACGGCCGCATCTAAGCAAACGGCTTTTTGTCCATCCACACCGGCCGTGAAAATGACGTTGCCGCCGAAATCGTGCGACAGACGACAAGACGAGCTATTCGACCATTCCACGTAGGTGATGATTTGTTCCATAGTCAGTTCGTCTACGCGATGCAATGTCCAGTCGATGCCACCGCGACAGTTTCGACCGAACCAATTTTCCGATAAACTCGTCACCACTCGTTGGAAACAGTTTTTGGCGTTGAATTGTTCTTCGTCTTGCAACAACACAACCATCAGCCCTGTTACGAACACCACTGCTACGGCAAATGATTGAACTAGTAGCCACTTCTTCACATTAGGACCCATTTACGCTTCTATTACGGTATTGTTTAAGCAAAGTTCCGCTTTCTCGCAAGAGGCCGCAACCAGTTTAGAATTTGATGGTAAATGAACCGCTTCTTCACCCTCCCCAGTTACTATTAtgctttcattttgtttggaaaaTTACTTGATTCTGGTTGGCCGCACTCTTTGCGTTAGAGATTACGCCCATTCAAGTTCCCTTACGGCTAAAAAGGCGTTCAAGAAAAGTTGATTACCCTGTCATGTTTGATGGACGTCTGCAATGAGCTCCTCATTTCAGCTGCCACTCTCCAGATTCAAAATCACGAAAAACtaaatatgaagaaaaaaaaaagttacctAGATGGACAGGTAAATCCTAGAACATGGGATGTCAATATTCCATTTTATCAACCTCATCTAAACATACACAAACTAGTATGCAACATGATGCCAACATGTTGCAGGTGGCAATTTCCTCATTCCCTTATACTCGAATAGGCAAGTACCTGGTTCTCCACTTTTTACCACTCTACAATTAGTAACtataaaattcaaatttaccTGAAATGCAATGCTGGCTTTTAATTGTTGATATTTCACTACCTAGGGTTTCACCTCAAAACACGACAATGTGACTGCGGtggccatttttttctctgcCCAATCGACAGCTATTTTCTCAAAAATTTCAAACCTTTGAATAAATATTTTGCAGGTTAATTGGTGGAAATTACcaattcaagtaaaaattttcaccgatttttacataatttttaccaaaaaaagatttaatagatctaacatttaaaaaattaggaTACCTGAAATAGTATCCTGATTAATTGTATCGGTTCTTCGAAAACGTGCAATAAACGGGCTGCAATCCCGCTCTTCTCACCACGTTCGTGTAAAAAATTCGTCTGCTTTGCTGTAAAGTGTGCAGCGCCACTGGCGAGAAAATGTTGGGCGCTTCCAAATATCATTTCACAGTTCAGCATGTTTATAATTTACTTTCAAATTTTGTATGAAGTTTTCGTAGTGTAACTAAATTATCAAACTTGATTTAAAAGTTTTGTATAGCCACAGAAAAATGACATAATTACGGACGTTTATCAATTTTAATCGCATTAACTATTGATCGAATGCCACTAACGATACGATTATTGAGGAGCTATgtcttttttttgcttgactTTTTTAGCTGTTGGTGATGAGAGAGAGAGTTCCAATGGTTGCTGCTGATTTTTTTGCCTAATCTGACCTCATTCATGGACCTCATACTCTGTTACAACCGTTGAATTTCATCTTATCTTTATGGTGGAAGAATCTTCACTTTCCGATTGAACTTGTTATTGACATTGAGTGACAAATTTTtttggacaaaaaaaaaaaaaaagccgagtGCCTCAAATTTTCGACTTTCCAGTTAAAGTGAACCCTGTTTCAACTCCTTCTCTTCCCTACTATACAGGTGGGTAATCTTTTAGTCTCCCTGTAACAAaactcttttttatttatttgttattttaataGAAATTGAATGTCTTTTCATCTATCATTATACATTCATCTTTAACTCTATTTAAAGGAATTCTTAGGGAAATTTGATAGATCTTTCCAATTTTAAGAACCATCCAGCATGTTTTGCTTCTGGATATTTACGTCTACATAGTtattctgctttttttttattgttacaCATAGTCGAGCAATCCCCTGTGCCTGCtcatttgttttatcattAAACTGaactttttcaattgttttattttggtaATGATGGAAACGTTAAGTCATATTTTATAATATATGCCTACATTCAACTTTATTAATTTCATCCATTAAACATTTACAGTGCCAAATAATTGGAAATGATTATTGAGAACCCTGAAGCTCTAAAGTCATGGCTCACTGCTGTACTGGCTCCCTTGTAAGtata
This sequence is a window from Daphnia magna isolate NIES linkage group LG7, ASM2063170v1.1, whole genome shotgun sequence. Protein-coding genes within it:
- the LOC116926043 gene encoding collagen alpha-1(III) chain isoform X1, with the protein product MLPPLFLSSCLCSIAILSANTQTFHSASRHRHPELGWDPYDESDSIEGETTFSGAPTGPPVAYPTLDDEEVEEPYGTFDVKAFRKHSLYDPWSKASRYMNEKLRFITKYIPLTPGPTGPPGPPGPMGPTGATGPTGPDGPTGPTGPTGPPGMAGEDGMNGENGENGEPGANGIPGEAGPDGNPGTDGDDGTPGDPGADGTPSTSTATAEGGGGGGGGGATDETGGAGGAGGGGGRSLRTSNIPVGPPTSDGVTDDVGRHRRSARQDASPSFRKKSQLEPWYKASRYVSEKLRIFTKYISITPGPTGPPGPTGPTGPTGPTGPTGRTGPTGLAGDPGLIGPTGPNGANGQPGQNGVNGAAGVNGVVGAPGSDGANGAPGADGADGAAGGGGSSSSSAAGGGGGGGGGGGRRSFDAYHFASDGPIGPSSPYDDDPYGPIDRLLERGERALVDLFRRDAAWRPWYKAGRYVVNKLRFFQTYFPLTGPTGPTGPPGSPGPTGPPGPTGPAGAPGPNGPTGPTGPPGPAGNDGIPGVPGVNGAAGTPGAAGPPGADGVPGVPGVPGTSGAPGAGGGSSSSSAAGGGGGGGGGGGRAFDATNSPQSKYS
- the LOC116926043 gene encoding collagen alpha-1(I) chain isoform X2, which produces MSSPFLLFACVCFVALFAAHVQPFHHQLRHLHPGWHPYDERDSIETETTFDCAPTGPPVPYPTLDDEEVEEPYGTFDVKAFRKHSLYDPWSKASRYMNEKLRFITKYIPLTPGPTGPPGPPGPMGPTGATGPTGPDGPTGPTGPTGPPGMAGEDGMNGENGENGEPGANGIPGEAGPDGNPGTDGDDGTPGDPGADGTPSTSTATAEGGGGGGGGGATDETGGAGGAGGGGGRSLRTSNIPVGPPTSDGVTDDVGRHRRSARQDASPSFRKKSQLEPWYKASRYVSEKLRIFTKYISITPGPTGPPGPTGPTGPTGPTGPTGRTGPTGLAGDPGLIGPTGPNGANGQPGQNGVNGAAGVNGVVGAPGSDGANGAPGADGADGAAGGGGSSSSSAAGGGGGGGGGGGRRSFDAYHFASDGPIGPSSPYDDDPYGPIDRLLERGERALVDLFRRDAAWRPWYKAGRYVVNKLRFFQTYFPLTGPTGPTGPPGSPGPTGPPGPTGPAGAPGPNGPTGPTGPPGPAGNDGIPGVPGVNGAAGTPGAAGPPGADGVPGVPGVPGTSGAPGAGGGSSSSSAAGGGGGGGGGGGRAFDATNSPQSKYS
- the LOC116926062 gene encoding uncharacterized protein LOC116926062, producing MGPNVKKWLLVQSFAVAVVFVTGLMVVLLQDEEQFNAKNCFQRVVTSLSENWFGRNCRGGIDWTLHRVDELTMEQIITYVEWSNSSSCRLSHDFGGNVIFTAGVDGQKAVCLDAAVRPERASGAWPPVTKKKFNECLVYSFGIKNEWSFDEAMEALGCRVYAFDPSMNRTRHDHTSKIHFYDLGLSDRDEQRLDDKDVKKNWTMKSLDSIYRNLLGHGGKIIDYLKIDIERDEWIVLPQILSSGMMDHVRQMGVEIHLLSPTGNNTLDGIRQNIKILKSLEDYGLVRFDSKFNLWSNDLKIIDNAEWWGYDAYELVWYNSKLARTAREI